CAAAAGATGATGCAGAAACATCTACACTATGTGCTTATATGAAGATACCGCAAATACTCTTTCTCTTAAGGCTTCAATTTTTAATTTATATTCGATGTCATTTTTTCATTAAATGACTCTAATATTTTTTCATAAAAGTATATTGATATATATTCATATTCTTGTTATTTGTCTGAGGACAGTCCTCAGTTCGCAGATATAGCTTAGATACCTGATAAAAATATCTTTCAAATCTACAAATCACTTTATATAAATCTGAACTTTCACCCAAATTAGATAGAGAACCTGGCAAAATCCACACCTATAGTTATTCGGTTTTACTCACCAAGTCTTGAGTTGGGTTGTTAGCTTAGAGAAGCGATTAGTTACAAACTTAAACTTTCACATTTGTAGTTAGTTGGCAAAACCACAGTCTCTGGGGTTTTTAGGAAAGATTAATGCCAAAAAAGAATCTGTTTTCTGTAATAGTAATTTCATTCTTAGTTTTCCTCATGGTTGTATCTGCCAAATTTGTCGATAACACTCACCCCATTAGCGAAATGTATGTATTTGGGGATAGCCTGTCAGATGCAGGTATGGTATTTCGGGCGACAGGGGGAACTTATCCACCCCAGCCTGCATACTATCAAGGACGCTACTCCAATGGTCGAGTGTGGGTTGAATATCTGAGCGATCGCTTACATCTTACCCCCAAGCAAACCAACAATTTCGCCTATGGAGGCGCAATTACAGGTAATGTTGGTAATGCTTATGTACCTAGTTTATTGGCTCAGGTGCAGTCATTCACACAAACACACCAAAACACTAACCCCAATAGCTTATATGTACTATGGGCAGGAGCAAATGATTATTTGCAAGGTGTAACTAATGCAAATATTCCTGTGCAGAATGTAACTCAAGCGATCGCATCTCTGAGCAAAGTCGGTGCGAAAAAAATTCTTGTAGGAAATATACCAGATTTAGGACAACTACCAGCAACGCGAACAAACGCAAATTCTGCTAACCTAAGTACGTTAACACAAGAACACAATCAAGGATTAAGGCGATCGCTTAAACTTCTGTCTCAACAAAACTCTAACCTTGAGATTGTCACTTTCAATGCCAACGCTTTGTATCGAGATGCTATTGCCAATCCAGCGACATTCGGCTTTACTAATGTAAGTAATCCTTGCTTATCTGGCTCTAACGCCTGTGGGAACCCTAACCAATTCTTGTTTTGGGATGCTATTCATCCTACAACTGCGGCTCACCGCATTATCTCAGATATTGCCTTTTCCGCCATCCAAGAAGCTGGGATAGTAACACCCGGAGTCATTAGTCAACAGTCAACCCATTTTTCAACTATGGACTATTGACTATGGACTATTGATTACTAAAATAAATACAAAAAAAGGCAGGAAGTCCTACCTTTGAACCCAAAAAAAGCATTTTGTAACCAAATACAATATTAAATATGCCATGCTGTTGTGGCAGCCATATTGCAAAACTACGACAATGATGTGAAATCTTTAGTGGACAGTTGACAGTTGACAGTTGTTTTTTCTCCCTCATCGCCCCCCACTCCCCCATCTCCCTACTAAACTGTCGCCAGATTAGAATTAACTAACTTCCCATCCTCCATCTGTAAAATCCGATCAGCAATATCCAAAATGCGATAGTCATGAGTCACCATGAGGATTGTACAGCCTTGTTCGTAGGCGAGTTTCTGCATCAAGTTAACTACGTCTCGTCCCGATTGGCTATCTAAGGCGGCTGTTGGTTCATCGGCTAATACAAGTTGTGGATAACTAACTAAAGCACGCGCGATCGCTACTCGTTGTTTTTGTCCTCCCGAAAGTTGATCGGGGTAATAATGCAAACGGTTTCCTAACCCCACTTGTTCTAGAATCTGCACTGCACGAGTTTCTATCTCTTCTAACTCAATGTACTCGTGTAGTTCCAAGCCCATTTTGACATTTTGTAGTGCGGTTAAACTCCCATGCAAATTATGTGCTTGAAAAATATAACCATTGCGCCGACGCGCTTGTACTAATCTTTCTGCACTAGCATCACAAAGTTCCTGTCCCAACACTCGCACACTACCAAACTGAGGCGATCGCAATCCTCCTACCAAGTTGAGTAAGGTAGTCTTACCAGAACCAGAAGGCCCCGTTAAAATAACGATTTCACCAGCACGAATTTCTAAATTGATATTAAATAATACCTGCTTACGCAACGAACCATGACCAAAGTAGTGGTCAAGATTGCGAATTGAAATGACTTTTAGCATAAATGGGGAGTGGGGAGTAGGGAGTAAGCAGCAAATGCTCTTATCTAAAACATATCTGCTGGGTCAGCACCTTGAAGCTTACGAGTAGCGATCGCACCAGAAATTGCACACATAATAATAGTTAAAATTAATACTTGCAATGCCCGGATAGCTGTCATGTACATAGGTAAGTTTGTGGCAGTGCGAGTTAGGTGATAAAGTCCTAAAGAGATAGTTAAGCCAGGGAGAAAGCCTAGTAATGCTAAAATTACGGCTTCCTCAAATATCACACCTAATAAGTAATAATGGCGATAACCAATGGCTTTGAAGGTAGCGTACTCTCGCAGATGAGCATTCACATCTGTAGATAAGACTTGATAAACAATAATTACACCAACTACAAACCCCATTGACACCCCGATACTAAAAATAAAACCTATAGGGGAGTTAGTACGCCAAAAGTTGTTTTCAAACTCAATAAATTCCTCACGAGTCAGCACTTTCACATCTCCAGACAGACGCGCTTGTAATGCTGATACCACTTGTTGACGATTCACATTAGGTTCTAACTGAATCAAACCAACACTGACACTAGAAGCTGGTTGTCGGGGAAAAAAGCGCAAAAAGTTTTGATCGCTAGTGATGAGAGTACCATCAGCACTAAAAGAAGCCCCTAGTTTAAATAGACCACTAATTGTAATTGTGCGCCGTTCTAGTTCAGTTTTAACAGTCTGACCTTGGTCTAATTGGGCAATAGTTTCCTGATAATCTCCTCTAGACGCACGATCAAATATAACTGTATCTGGTAGCTTAATTTCTGATAGTTTTTGATTAACTTCGGGAAAATCGACGGCTGGTCTATCAGGATTAATCCCAATCACCAAAATTTCCGTATCACGGCGTGTTTGGGGATTCTTCCACACCATATTACTGACATACATCGCCTCAGCAGTTTTCACTCCTGGGATATCCATTGCTTGATAAAGTCGTCGGCGGGAAAACGTAGAAATACGTTGTAAGTTGCGAGTTTGCGAACCGATGACAACAATATCAGCCTTTAAACTGCGATGTAACCTAGTGTTACTGTCATAAAGCGCCGCTTGAAATCCCAACTGCATAAACATTAGCAAGTCAGCAAAAGCAATACCTGACACTGCTACCAAAAGCCGACTTTTCTCATGGCTTAGTTGTAGCCATCCTAAAGGCGTTCTTCGCCGTAGTTGATTAAGCATAGTGAACAGTTGACGGTTGACAGTTGACAGTTGACGGTGAACATAACTTGATAACTGTCATAGTTCAATAACTGCCTTAACCTGCATATTTGTTAAATCAGCAGCTTGTTGACTAGATGCAGGATTTAGGCGGATGTAGACTTCTACTACTCTGTTATCGACATTACTAGAAGGGTCAGTATTAACAACGTTTTGCCGTCGTACTTGTAAGCCTTTGCGTTCTACGGTTCCCTGCATTTCTACAGGTATGTAATCACTAATAATTCGTACTTTCTGCCCTGCTTTGACTTTGCTGATATCGCTTTCGTAGACTTCGGCTACTACGTACATTTGATTGGTTTGTCCAATATCAGCAATACCATCGCTGGAGACTAATTCCCCTGGACGAGTGTGAATCTCAAATACTTGAGCATCTTCACTAGAAAAGTCTCCTGATTGTTTGGGCCAGCGCACGTAGGCTTGTTGTAAATCTACCTTTGCTTCATTAACAGAGGCGATCGCTCGATCAACTTCGGCTTTGGCTGCTTCTACATCTACTCCCCGAACTTCGCTGATTTGTGCTAATGTGGCTTTGGCTTGTTGGAGTTGTTGCTGGCTAGTGGTTTGGATGCGCTGTAAGTCGGCTTGGGCTGCGAGTAGGCTTTTTTGGGCTGTTTCTAGGTCTAACCGCTTGCGATCGCCCTCTGAAGCTGATACAGCCCCTTGTTGATATAGGGTTTGATAGCGTTGGTTTTCGGCTTGAGCGTTTTTCACTTCCGCCTGTAACCGCGCTACATTAGCTAGTTGCGCCGCAATATTACCCCTTGCTTCCGCCTCCAACTTGGCGATCGTGGCCAGTTGCGCCGCAATTTCCCCGCCTTTGGCTCCAGCTTTGGTACGGTTAAGGTTAGCTTGCGCTACCTTCACTTGTTCTTGCGCTTCCTTTAACGCCGCCTCTAAGCGATCGCGGCTATCCAAAATCGCAATCAATTGTCCCGGCTTTACCCTATCCCCCTCCTTCACTAACAATTGTTCTACCCGACTACCCTCACTAGATGTAGTCGCCGAAAGTTTAATCACCTTTCCCTTTGGCTCAATCCGTCCTAAAGCCGTTACCGTTTTTAGCTCTGGTAATAATGCTCCTGGTGCTTGTACCTTTTGATTAGATGCTTGGCGAAAATTTAAACCTATATAAAAACTGATTCCTATAGCAACAAAAGATGCAAAACAAGCTAAAAAAAGCGCTGGACGTAAAATCGATTGAGGAGAAATTGAACGGTCTAGCTTTGAATTTTGCACAATCGCATACCTTTGTAGCAATTTCAACTTCGCTGACTCAAATCGAATTTTATTAACTTAGTCATTAGTCAACAGTCAAAAGTTAACATTGAACATTTATCAGTTTTATAACTAGTACAGATCCTCTTATATGCTCAAATCTACTCAATATCTGATCTGAGATATACAAAACTAAACTGTTTAGTTATATAATATAATTATACTAAACCGATTAGTTTAGTCAATACTAATTTAGTTATAGCAGTTGACAGATAAACTAAGACATCAACTAATCATAAAACCCTGACGTAAAAGGGAAGTCCAGGACAGTAACTATAGACTGTTGGCCCTTCGGGTTCGCCAGTTCCCTACGGCGGGAGACCCGCCTACAGGAATGGACTCACTATGGACTAATGACTAATGACCAATGACCAAGGACTATTAAAATGGCACGTTCAAAACTAGGGGAAACAGACCGTTCTAACTCTACCGATAAAGTGGAAAAAATTCTGCAAGGAGCGATGCAGGAATTTTTAGCCCACGGCTATGCAGCAACTAGTATGGATAAGGTAGCGGAAGCGGCTGGAGTATCCAAAGCGACAGTATATAGTCACTTTCAAGATAAAGAAGGTTTATTTAAAGCACTGATAGAGAAACTAGCAAGAAAGCGGTTTCAGTCAATTTTAGGAACCCAAGCTTTGCAAGGTGAACCTTATATAGTATTGAGGCGGTTGGCGAAAACAGCCTTAAATCAGATGGTAGATGATCCAGAATATCAATCATTTGAGCGTCTTTTAATTGGTGAGTCAGCACGTTTCCCAGAATTAGCGCAGATTTTTGTCGGTAGTATCGCCAAGCCAGCCATAGATACTATTAGTAAATACTTAGCTTCTCGTCCAGAACTCAACATCCCAGATCCAGAAGCCACAGCGAGGATTTTGATTGGTTCATTAGTGCATTTTGTGATGACGCAGGAGATTATGCACGGTAAAGATATTATGCCAATGGAGAGCGATCGCTTAATCGATGCCTTAACACATCTCATTATTAACTGTGCAGATTAATACTCAACGATATAACCAATTATTAGTGACTGTGTGATCGCTTCTAGAGCGCTTTATTAACTATTTCACATTCAGCATTTTAACTTAACCTCGCTACAACATAAATGACTTCCGAAAAAATACTGAAGTATATTCTTGTAGGACAAAGAAGGTGCTTTTATTTTCAGATTATAAAGAGAGAAAATATATGCAATATCTTCGCTCAAGCTATAGTTTGAGGAATTGTCCTCATTCAATTTTCATAAAAAGATAAGTAGTTTTACGCGCACAACAGTCATAAATTCAAGTGTAAAAAGATAGGAGGGGTAACAACTAACATTTGCTTTAGCAACATTTTATGAACAAAAAAATCTTCAATAGTCTAGCGGTTGCTACAACTTTGGCAGGCGTTATTGCAACAGCCGGAACTGCAAGTGCAGCTTCTCTAACTAAAACTGCTACCTTTACAGCATCTACAGGTGATTTTCAATTCACCGATTTTGATCAAACTCTTAGCATTAAAAAGTTTGATTCATCCCTCGGTAAACTCCAGAAAGTAACTCTTGATTTTTTAGGTGAAATTAAGGGAGATGGAAAGTTTGAAAACAGAAGTGCTAGTTCAGCTAGTATAACCGTGAATTTGGGTGGTTTCCTCTCTTTAGATCAAACGCAATTAGGTGTACCCCCACTTTTGCCAGTAACTCCCAAAACAGTTATCACCTACAATGTTGCTAAATTTGATGGCAAAACTGATTATGCCGGGCCTTCAGGAAGAACCTTTACTGGTTTATCTGCTTCCCAAGCAGGAAGTAGAGTTTTCACTGATTTAGCATCTTTAAATGTATTTACTGGTACAGGCAATTTAGACTTTTTGTTCACAGCTTTAGCTGACTCGATAGTAAGCGGCTCAGGCAACATGAGTTACGAACTCAATACATTGGCTAGGGGAAGTGTTGCAGTCACTTATGAATATAAAACAACTCCTGAACCTTCTGTAGTCATTGGTATGGGTGTTTTTGCAGGTCTGGGTATGCTCTCAAACCGCAAAAAACAATTGCTGAAATGGGCAAAATCATAAGTTCTCTAAAAGGGATTGGTTTTTATCAAAGTTTCGCTTAGTGTTCAAGAGAGTTGATTTATCTAAATAGCTACATAAAAAACCAGATTTTATATATTCTGGTTTTTTATTTTTTATATCCATAGACTATGTATGGTAGTAAATAGCTAGAAAGAGGAAAGATTGCCATCTACTAGGAAGTAAAAGGATTCAAAGACCGATATACGCCCATAAATTCGTGTATATAGTAATATTGTACTATAGCGTAGAGAAGTACCAAACCACCTCTCCCCCACTTCCCACCTATGTTAAATAACGGTAAATTCCCAACTAA
Above is a genomic segment from Nostoc sp. MS1 containing:
- a CDS encoding SGNH/GDSL hydrolase family protein, which produces MVVSAKFVDNTHPISEMYVFGDSLSDAGMVFRATGGTYPPQPAYYQGRYSNGRVWVEYLSDRLHLTPKQTNNFAYGGAITGNVGNAYVPSLLAQVQSFTQTHQNTNPNSLYVLWAGANDYLQGVTNANIPVQNVTQAIASLSKVGAKKILVGNIPDLGQLPATRTNANSANLSTLTQEHNQGLRRSLKLLSQQNSNLEIVTFNANALYRDAIANPATFGFTNVSNPCLSGSNACGNPNQFLFWDAIHPTTAAHRIISDIAFSAIQEAGIVTPGVISQQSTHFSTMDY
- a CDS encoding DevA family ABC transporter ATP-binding protein, producing the protein MLKVISIRNLDHYFGHGSLRKQVLFNINLEIRAGEIVILTGPSGSGKTTLLNLVGGLRSPQFGSVRVLGQELCDASAERLVQARRRNGYIFQAHNLHGSLTALQNVKMGLELHEYIELEEIETRAVQILEQVGLGNRLHYYPDQLSGGQKQRVAIARALVSYPQLVLADEPTAALDSQSGRDVVNLMQKLAYEQGCTILMVTHDYRILDIADRILQMEDGKLVNSNLATV
- the devC gene encoding ABC transporter permease DevC → MLNQLRRRTPLGWLQLSHEKSRLLVAVSGIAFADLLMFMQLGFQAALYDSNTRLHRSLKADIVVIGSQTRNLQRISTFSRRRLYQAMDIPGVKTAEAMYVSNMVWKNPQTRRDTEILVIGINPDRPAVDFPEVNQKLSEIKLPDTVIFDRASRGDYQETIAQLDQGQTVKTELERRTITISGLFKLGASFSADGTLITSDQNFLRFFPRQPASSVSVGLIQLEPNVNRQQVVSALQARLSGDVKVLTREEFIEFENNFWRTNSPIGFIFSIGVSMGFVVGVIIVYQVLSTDVNAHLREYATFKAIGYRHYYLLGVIFEEAVILALLGFLPGLTISLGLYHLTRTATNLPMYMTAIRALQVLILTIIMCAISGAIATRKLQGADPADMF
- a CDS encoding ABC exporter membrane fusion protein; the encoded protein is MQNSKLDRSISPQSILRPALFLACFASFVAIGISFYIGLNFRQASNQKVQAPGALLPELKTVTALGRIEPKGKVIKLSATTSSEGSRVEQLLVKEGDRVKPGQLIAILDSRDRLEAALKEAQEQVKVAQANLNRTKAGAKGGEIAAQLATIAKLEAEARGNIAAQLANVARLQAEVKNAQAENQRYQTLYQQGAVSASEGDRKRLDLETAQKSLLAAQADLQRIQTTSQQQLQQAKATLAQISEVRGVDVEAAKAEVDRAIASVNEAKVDLQQAYVRWPKQSGDFSSEDAQVFEIHTRPGELVSSDGIADIGQTNQMYVVAEVYESDISKVKAGQKVRIISDYIPVEMQGTVERKGLQVRRQNVVNTDPSSNVDNRVVEVYIRLNPASSQQAADLTNMQVKAVIEL
- a CDS encoding TetR/AcrR family transcriptional regulator, which translates into the protein MARSKLGETDRSNSTDKVEKILQGAMQEFLAHGYAATSMDKVAEAAGVSKATVYSHFQDKEGLFKALIEKLARKRFQSILGTQALQGEPYIVLRRLAKTALNQMVDDPEYQSFERLLIGESARFPELAQIFVGSIAKPAIDTISKYLASRPELNIPDPEATARILIGSLVHFVMTQEIMHGKDIMPMESDRLIDALTHLIINCAD
- a CDS encoding choice-of-anchor E domain-containing protein; protein product: MNKKIFNSLAVATTLAGVIATAGTASAASLTKTATFTASTGDFQFTDFDQTLSIKKFDSSLGKLQKVTLDFLGEIKGDGKFENRSASSASITVNLGGFLSLDQTQLGVPPLLPVTPKTVITYNVAKFDGKTDYAGPSGRTFTGLSASQAGSRVFTDLASLNVFTGTGNLDFLFTALADSIVSGSGNMSYELNTLARGSVAVTYEYKTTPEPSVVIGMGVFAGLGMLSNRKKQLLKWAKS